The window CAGATATAAAGGCTAGCATAGTGCCAACGAAGTATTACAGCAGAGAAGGGAAGCTGTTAAAACGAATCTCGACCTACAAGGGAAAAGAACAAGGACCTTCTGCTGAATGGGATCTGGAGGGAAACCTAAGAGCAGAATCATGCATTTTTCAGGAGTATCACAACAGAGTAAGTTCCTGGAATTCTTTTTATTATTCCAATGGACAATTGATGAAAGAGTATTATAGTTCATCAAGGGGTTTTTATGGACCTTTAATAGAATGGTATATAGATGGGAAATTAAAACGCATCAGCGAAATACCTTTGTATGAAGTCTCCTGGCTTCAATCGGGAGAAGTAGCGAACGTATCTTTTTTTTCTCCACATAATCAAAATGAGGTCAAAGATACTATTATAGACAAGCGCTGGGTTGAAAGTCTTTATAAGAAATTCAGTAATCCTAAAGTCAAGAGTCTCAGAATAGAAGGGACGGAAGATGGCTATGTAGCCAGTTATTACGATGACAAGCAGGTAAAATTTGAAACCTACCTGAAAAACGGAAAACCGGACTCCATTTTCAGAGGATATTATCCGGATGGCAGGTTGATGGTAGAGCAAATGCTTAAAGAGGGAATACTCAATGGTAAATATACGCTCATGACTACTAATGGAAAGATACGTGGTTCCGGATATTATAAAATGGGCGTTCCTTATGGAAAATGGATATTCAATTCTCAATCAGGCCTTCCAAGCGAAGAATTTGAATTTGACAGTAAAGATGAAACACACAAGAAGTATATATATAAAAAGGAATTTCATGAAAACGGAACGTTGAAGAGTTATTCAAACTATGAAAACGGAGACCCCAGCGGTATTCAGAGAACCTGGCATCCTAATGGACAACTGGCATCTGAATATGTCATAAAAGATAAAAAAGCTTATGGGCAGAGTCAGTATTATTATTCCAATGGAACAGCAAGCAGAAAGGCCTTCTATGAAAACGGAAAAATTCAGGGTCTTGAGGAAACCTGGTACGACAATGGTAATAAGGAGAGATCACAGCAATACATTGATGGAAAAAGAAATGGGCCTTACAAATTTTGGTATAAAGATGGAAAGCTGAGAGTGAGCGGAATTTTTCTGAATGATTTGGCAGATAGCCTTTGGGTCTATTATGACAGTACAGGAAATTTTGATTATGAACTCACATATGAAAAAGGAATAAAAAAGTTACCTGAACTTAATGAACCCTGTGCATGCATAGAAAAAGAATATTACCCTGGATATGAACAACGCATCGTTTCTCTTTTGGAAGATCAGGACATTAGTATATGGGAATTTCCTTTTCATGAATCGTTAAAAAAATACCTACCTTCAATATATTCTTCTAACCTGCACGCCAATCCATCTCCATTCGAAAAAAGTTCCCGCTATTCAATGACACTGACATGTGATGAATCAATAGAGATAGGATTACCAGACAAAAATGGGGTAAAACTTGTGTTTAATCCATGCTATAGAAAAGGTTGGGTAGGTAAACTTGATCTTTCTGCTTTTATTTTTTCTAAAAGACCTCAACAAACAGGTATATCCCTGAAGTCAGAAGTTATGGCATTTAAGTTTAATAAAGCTTTATTGGTGTCACAGTCAAAAGATTTGGATGCACTTGCCTACTTCAGTTTAAAGTACCTTGGATATAATAAACAAGGAATATCAATTGAAGAACCCAAAGCCGTCTGCTTTATTCCGTCAAGGATTGGATCAACAGATGTATCCGTGACGCTCGATGATTTTCATCCATTGATTCTTGTCTCACCTCAGGGAAAGAACCGAAACTTTGACTATGAATCATCGATAAGACTATACGATGATCTGAAAGTCATCACATCCAATAACGAAACATTCGCAGGAATCATCAATGGTAAAGGTAAAGTCTCTTTCTCCTATGATGGTTCTAAACTAAATCTTCCAGTTAATGAATGTATTATCGGTAAAAATTTTATTGCAGGAACCTTGACGATTGACAACAATCTTAAACAAGAAGATAGCATAGAGCTGACTTCAGAAAAAGGTATTATTAAAACTTCTCAGAAATCATTGATCAGACATTTGACTGACCAAGGGTTCAAAGTTGCTGTGAATGTACTTGAAGAAGGAAACAAAAATCTACTTATCATCAAATTTGTATACATACAATAAAGGAAGAAACAATGAAAAGCATCTTTTTTATTATTTGTTTTTTGATTCAGTTAAGTCCAATAATGGCTAATGATGATAGGACAGTGACAGATTTGTACAACCATAAAAAAGTTGCCTATAAAACTGTATATACTGAAATAAAGAATTCCTCCTTTAATTTATTTGAACCAATAGATTTAACATATCCCCAATTGAGAGAGAAGAATGGAATAAATAATATAAATGTAATTAACAGAAAGTTACAGCAATATTGTGAGTCAGTAATAAAGACAGATTCTTTTAAGTTTGAATTTCAAGAACATGCAAAACTGACATTTATAAATTCAATCAAAAACTTAGAACGCAGGTCTCATTATTCTATAGATCTTCATGATTATTATGAAAATTTCCTACCGGAAATAAATGATATTAATTTCAGTTTTTCTTTTTTATTTGACGACCTGCTCAAACTCAATGTTGAATATGTCTATCATTTGGGATCAGGAAAGTTTGATGAAAATACATATTCGTATACCAAATCTTATTATATATCACTCAAAAATGGCAAGACTTATCTTAGCAATTCTCTGTTTGATGAATCCAAAATTTCTCAATTAGAAAATTACCTAAAGACGAAAGCAAATATTCTGTACAAGTCAATTTCATTGGATGAAAAATCTGAAAGCCAAAATTCAGAAGAAGGATATGAAGAGGAAAGATATGAAGAGGAAGGATATGAAGAGGAAGAAGAGGGTTCATATGTAGAACCTGAAGTTCCCGAGTCCGATATGCCCTTACTACTCAGTAATCTTGATTTTCAGATAACACCTCTTTATGTTAGTTTTAGAATTCCGGATGATTCTCCATATACCTCTAACTTCAAAGGACAAGGCGTATTCTTGTATCTTGATATAAACGAACTTACTCCTTTTATTAATCTTTCAGGCCCATTAAAGGCAATAGGCTATTTCGAAAAGAAATATACGACGAATCGTACCAATGCTAACATATATAAAGAACAGCATAGTTTCTGGCAGCCGATGGATAATTATATACAGGATACTCCATTCATTCATGGCCCAAAAGGGGTGAAGAGCATTACTTATTTTGTAACACATGAACATAATAATAGCAAGAACGTCTCATCTCCCAGAATGTCTTCCAAAAAAATCTTTAATACAAGAGGCCTGTTAGAAAAGAAAGAAAGCTATTCAGAGGGCATGGTTTATTATATAATTAATTATTTCTATGATACAAACGATAGATTAGTCAGGCAAGAGAATTTAAATCTGAGTAGCGAAAAGTCTGATATCTCAGATTTTATTTATGATAAAAAGGGAAATCTGATCATGCATACCCATAAAGATGAATATAACATGATTACAGAGAAAGTTTATTATTATCGTGGTGATACCGTATTCGAAGATTGCCGGGACAAAAATGCTCCATTTGAACGAAGGATTAATATTTATACAATTAATAAATATGGAAAAATAATAACTTCATATACGTGGGGGGAGGAATCACAATTTTTTGATATTTATGATCGGGATAAAAAAATGGCAACTGTCAATAGTAGATATCCTAAGCTTTATAATACCTTATTTTGCTATAGTACAGATGGTCGTTTGCTTACATATGAATATGATCATGATAGAAAACTATATGAATTTATATACAGTGCAGATAATAAGTTAACCAAAATAGAGCATATCCAAGGTCAGCGGGTAGTTGAAAGAAGTGAGTATTCCTATGGGGAAAATGGATTGCCGGTTAAGATCACACGATGTGAAGGGATATATAATTATTATGATTTTAATAATAAAAATCACTATATTCTGGAGTATGAATTTTATTAAGAGGCATAGGCTTTAAATAGCAAAATTATTATGTGACTTATCAGATCTTTCACAGGACTTACAGCTGATTGCAACTTAGTAAACAATGTTAAGTTGACTATGGTCAGAGTCAATGCGCTGGGATAAAAGGAAAGGAGCAACAGTTTGAGCAACAGCAAGAGATAAATGTGACTCAGTAAGGGCGCTCCCCGGCCGGTGTCTTCACCGGACGGAATCTATCAATCACAGCTTAGACAAAATATTCTCTGTAATCTGAGATAAAAGAATACCTTATCTTCAAATAAATTGAAGCAGAAGATCGATAGTCATCAGGCATTATTATTCTTAGCTTGTTTAATTCAAGAATAAAAAGGAATAATAAGCGAAAAATGTAACCCTGAATTTTACAATGCAGCACTTTGGGAAAGATTCCGTCCGGTGCAGACACCGGCCGGGGAGGAGGATCTGATAGAACCATTTACCAATTGTTTGTTAAACAATGTAAAATAAAAAAAGCCCTAACATAGAAGCCGGGCTTTTTTTAATTTGTTTGTTTTACTAATGATTATTACCTTCCAATAACCAGCTTACCATTAAACAATTCTCCATCGCCAGAAAGAAGTCTGTAAATATACATTCCGTTTGATAATTTCTCAGAAGGCTTATAGGACACAGGCACTGTTGTACCTCCTGTTATTTCACCTTTATAAATCTCTGCAACTTCTGTACCTCTTGTATCAAAAAGTTTCAAGTTGACAAATTGGGACTGAGGAGAATAGATTTGGAAAATGGTATACTCAGTTAATGGATTCGGTGCTACCTGAATAAATTTGTTCAGATAAGTCAAGCCAGAATTGATCTGAAGCGCTTCGCATTCTGCTGCATCCGTAATCTCTTCAACAAATATGGTGTCAGAGCTCGCTGTACATCCAATTTCATTAATGACTTTCAATGCAATCTTTCCAATCGAATTTACAGTAATCTGAGAACTACTTTCTCCGGTAGACCATGAATAAGAGGCCATATTAGCAGGGCCTTTTAATATAAGCGGTTTTCCTTCACAAAACTTAAATTCTGTACTTGCTGTAATCAATTGTGCAGGGAATGAATGAACTACAAAGTTTATTGAATCTTTGCTGCTGCAACCGCTGGCATCTGTTACTTCAATAATATATTTCCCCGAAACGCTTGTTGTAAAGCTGTTGGAATTTATTCCGTTAGACCAGCGGTAAGAAGCATATACCGGCAACACATTCAATTCTGTTGTATCTCCGGAACATACTGCTGTTCCTTTTGAAGAAAAAATCTTTGCAGGAACATGCTCTATAACATTAACATGATTTTGGGCTATATCAAAGATCGTATCCGATACAGAACTTACAATTTTTATCAGATAATCATTTTCTGTTGGAATATCTGATGGGAGAGGCCAGTAGAAGCTTTTAAGTTTGTCCGGAACATTTGTAGCCACCACGTTATATGTATTTCCCTGATCGGTTGATACATAAATATCCAGACTGTCTATGCCAAAGGAGTTCCATTCAATTGCATAACCGCCACCCTGACATATCGGTTGTTTTGTATCTGGTTCTTTCAGTCTTACAAATGGTTTTGCTTTAGGAGAGAAACACAAATCTGAAGAGGATTTTGACTCTTCGTTTCCTGTATTATCACGGGCTATAGTGTAAGCACAATACCTTTTATCCGGATCTCCTTTGATAGAAATAGTTGAATCAACCGGGATCTGTGATGCGTATTTTGTAAAACTATTTCCATTATCGTAAGAAAGGTATAAATCATAGTTTTTTACACCTGAACCACCCAGCCCATAATCATCTTTAATAGTTACAAAATAAGCATAAGAGGAGTCAGCAACAACATCACTACGCTTATAAGCCGATAAAGGAGGAA is drawn from Sporocytophaga myxococcoides and contains these coding sequences:
- a CDS encoding toxin-antitoxin system YwqK family antitoxin, which gives rise to MFKFLVSFTLLLKLVLLSGNAIGQISNDTLYFNRTQKIKSITQREGNTKRIVKFHENGNKAEEYTLVNDTLEGVQKQWHTTGNLSSDKNYYKGLLNGVCRNYSPSGVLLYEGNYAIITRNNKAVSVMNGFQKEFYPSGKAYRFTHYKENKQDGPKTEWYESGIKKELRNYSNGHQYGKSTAWYESAKLKYTGSFDTIISKTNKNAPANSVKSGKWKTYYKTGERESVRFYKRGMKSGLHEEWFENGQNKSKINYKDDLKYGSNYEWYSNGKLHFKYSIYSTYDSTSKKVISHYKGAYEEYEESGMPVKTCTYNKSGQLNGKWLKYNKGSLEEAADYKNGLKVNANKLYHPNGMVKSERSFVISKTGNRDTSFAQGPFKEYYPDGKIYKEGHYVNDKIEGITTTYNPNGGLQRETFSLNKNTSVLRDYFENGKLRMEADLFIDSSTSDIKASIVPTKYYSREGKLLKRISTYKGKEQGPSAEWDLEGNLRAESCIFQEYHNRVSSWNSFYYSNGQLMKEYYSSSRGFYGPLIEWYIDGKLKRISEIPLYEVSWLQSGEVANVSFFSPHNQNEVKDTIIDKRWVESLYKKFSNPKVKSLRIEGTEDGYVASYYDDKQVKFETYLKNGKPDSIFRGYYPDGRLMVEQMLKEGILNGKYTLMTTNGKIRGSGYYKMGVPYGKWIFNSQSGLPSEEFEFDSKDETHKKYIYKKEFHENGTLKSYSNYENGDPSGIQRTWHPNGQLASEYVIKDKKAYGQSQYYYSNGTASRKAFYENGKIQGLEETWYDNGNKERSQQYIDGKRNGPYKFWYKDGKLRVSGIFLNDLADSLWVYYDSTGNFDYELTYEKGIKKLPELNEPCACIEKEYYPGYEQRIVSLLEDQDISIWEFPFHESLKKYLPSIYSSNLHANPSPFEKSSRYSMTLTCDESIEIGLPDKNGVKLVFNPCYRKGWVGKLDLSAFIFSKRPQQTGISLKSEVMAFKFNKALLVSQSKDLDALAYFSLKYLGYNKQGISIEEPKAVCFIPSRIGSTDVSVTLDDFHPLILVSPQGKNRNFDYESSIRLYDDLKVITSNNETFAGIINGKGKVSFSYDGSKLNLPVNECIIGKNFIAGTLTIDNNLKQEDSIELTSEKGIIKTSQKSLIRHLTDQGFKVAVNVLEEGNKNLLIIKFVYIQ
- a CDS encoding T9SS type A sorting domain-containing protein, which produces MKNHISAFLYTYKYILLFLIVSSFSLQGYAQVEIKVTPATCNGKEDGKIDVTLKGKNGPYTFLWNDGSTEDHLHDIPRGDYYLIIRDRNSCIFEKSINVGVLEDKPRVKIEGGGDRTFCSDAEDQDVELHAVTSVCAECKLKWSTGSTEEKIEVSGDGDFQVTATDSSGCFQRDSTEVKIKTEDCDDDDDDDDIDIPVVFPRDPNDILGPEGFGPQRWISVKDILPYTIRFENDPEFATAPAQKVVIRTPIDPHLNIYSFRLGSFGFGNFAFEVPPNSTYYTGRLDVKDSLEVIVDVIAGIDVLKKEAFWIFESKDPKTGNEPAAHLGFLLINDSITRRGEGYVNFTIIPDAVSSTGDTVHAVASIIFDTQEELLTPAIFNTIDAVPPLSAYKRSDVVADSSYAYFVTIKDDYGLGGSGVKNYDLYLSYDNGNSFTKYASQIPVDSTISIKGDPDKRYCAYTIARDNTGNEESKSSSDLCFSPKAKPFVRLKEPDTKQPICQGGGYAIEWNSFGIDSLDIYVSTDQGNTYNVVATNVPDKLKSFYWPLPSDIPTENDYLIKIVSSVSDTIFDIAQNHVNVIEHVPAKIFSSKGTAVCSGDTTELNVLPVYASYRWSNGINSNSFTTSVSGKYIIEVTDASGCSSKDSINFVVHSFPAQLITASTEFKFCEGKPLILKGPANMASYSWSTGESSSQITVNSIGKIALKVINEIGCTASSDTIFVEEITDAAECEALQINSGLTYLNKFIQVAPNPLTEYTIFQIYSPQSQFVNLKLFDTRGTEVAEIYKGEITGGTTVPVSYKPSEKLSNGMYIYRLLSGDGELFNGKLVIGR